GCTCTTCCAAGACTGGGTGTCTGGGAAGTCAAACTCTGCAAACAGAAGTGTGACTGTATAGTTTCCATTTTCTAGTCCAATACCAAAGTATCTTAGGGATGACGGCGACATCCTTGCATTCTGGAACAGTTCTGGATCAAGTGTATTCAGAAACTGGCCCGGACTGTGGATTATATAACTTCCATTATTTGCATCCATGAACTTTCCAACGTTGCTAACACCCCATGTTGGTGCTCCTGTAACATATAATGACGCAGCTCCAAGACTGGCACGGTCAGGTTGATACACAGAATTATCTGGGCCTACTATGGATTTTCCAGAGTCCACAGCAAAGGAAGAAGCTGCAAGCAGGTTAAATAATTTAATATTGGCATTTGTTTAGTAAAACTGCAGTTGCAGGTCTTAGATTGGGTACATTCTTAAAATTTCAAAATGCAGAAGTCTCACACTTTGGAGAATCAAGAAAACATGGTGTATTACGCTGAAGGCACCCCCACCCCGCAGGTAAGACACTGCAAATGTAACAAAGTGACATTTTAAACCCAAAATACGAGGTGAGAGAACATAATAATCATACATGATGGTCTTGAGGAGATTTTGAAATATGGACGAACCTGTTGCTGGAACTATCGGCCACAAAATTGTTTGCCACCAGATTCCTAAGTAGGATGATCAACAGGCAAAAATTAGAATTCATTGTTCATACTTCATAGCATCTTTATGACTTCTTTTCTATAACTTAAATAAAATACCTTGAGTTACTCTTAAATAATTTGCTCGATTTTGTGCTAGGCTGTAAGACTAATATGTCACTCGATAAACACTAGGCATCTAAATTTATTCATAAATACTTTAGATATATGCACCAAAACAGCCTTTCAAATTTATATAGAATCTATCTTATTTGATGTCTACATATAAGCCTAATAAGTCAGCCCAGGAGCCTATTTTAGATGAAACCTGCCCTTTCTTAGGCTGGATTTGGTTCATCCAGTAATAGGAGTTTCAGAATTTGGAACTTACAATTGTGAATTTTTAGCCCATGAAGGAATGCTTCCTGAGAGCAGGTTGTAAGAAAAATCTCTACAAAATAATAGAACGAAAGAACCATTAGAAATTACATAAGCACGCCTTGCTTTTATTGTGTAAATAAATTGAACCATATTACATACAAATTTTTAAGCAATGGTCCTACTGAGCTTGGGAGGCTTCCTGAAAGGCTATTATTCCCAAGAAATCTAGTCACAACAAAATTTATATAGATTAGCAAAATGATGAAAGTCTTCCTTTTGTACAAATACACTTTGAAAGTCAAGAGAGTCCATACAAGAAGGCGAGTGAGTTCAGATTCAACAAGGTTTGTGGTACTTGGCCTGTGATATTATTGAAACTCAAATCcctataataataataataataataaaatcaGAAAGAGAAGATGTCATCAGCCAGTGTATAATCTATAGTAATGCAGTGTTTTGCAAGAAAGGCACTTGGCTATAGTTTATCGTCAGAATAAAATGCTTACAGTAAATTTAAACTCGTGAATTTCGAAAAGTCTATTGATACAAGCTTATCCGATATCCTACAGTTCCTCAAAACCCTGCAAAAAAATATTACATGTTTTAGGATTAAACTTGGATCTTTACAACTGTAATTGAGCTATTAACTGAATGACatacagagtgttcaaagatgtCAGATTATTGACGAATGCAAGTGAAGAAGAGCTCCCATTTAATATATCACCAATTCGTCTGCACCACAGAAGTAGATTAATTAATTTTCATTGCTGCAACCTTCACATTTAAGAATGACATATAGCTCTTATCGCCGGCAATGGGCACTTACAAGCTTGCCAATTGGCCAAGATTGGAAAGAGTAGCTGGAATTGGACCTTGAAAAGAATTACCCTGCAACCTCCTACAGTTCCATAGATCTAGTTAGTCATTTAAAGCATCATTTCCTGACGAATGCAGCAAAAGTAGTGAAAGAATAGATATCTCTATTCCTTGGAAGAAAAGGAAAGTGAATTCAATATTAACTGATACTATCTCCTTCTCCGAAAAGGAAAGTACTATTCTAACATCTTACACGTTAAATGGAAATTTTCTTAAGAGGCCACAAGGAGATTCAGCACGTTCAAGAAAGCCTCACGTAACTAGAACTGTTGCTATTTAAAATGAATCTTCCACTTCTACACAATTTATGTTTAGCGCAAACTAAAGCTCAGCTTGTAGCTAACTATATCAAACTGAAAAAATATTCTTTCAAACCTCCCTGCAAATAAATATACTTTGAAATTGTGTAAACAACATGCAGTATTTTCATTTTTACAGAATTACTATGATTTAGAACATAAGTGATCTTACAGCTCTGTTAAGCTGCTCCAGCTACCAATATAATCTGGTATTTGCCCAGTAAAATCATTATCTGATGCCCATCTAAACAAAGAGAGGAGAAGTATATAAGATCGAATGGTGTGGAGCATTATAATATATCAACAACACGGCAACTATAGGCATACACTTTTTTCATTTTCGTAAGTTGGGAAAGTGATGATGGCAGTGGACCACTAAGGCCAGAACTGTCAATGTACCTGTAATTGAGAAACAGAGAAAAAAAATACACATTAGGTAAGGGGCTGACTAATCCAAGCAAGAAGCAACGGCTTGGCAGAAGAAATATAGAGTTCCCAGAATTCAGTAAATACGTACAGTTCCTCAAGTTTTGCCAGGTTTCCCAGTTCCGAAGGAAGCGAGCCACTAAAATTGTTTCCGCCCAAGCCCCTATGAATGCACCAAAAGTTTTAGTTAGGCATGCGAACTTTatattctactccctccgtcccaaaataagttactcaactttgtactagctttagtacaaagttaatacaaagttgagtcatttattttgagacggagggagtataagtcATGAAGGCTATCAGCATAGCTACCCTTCAAACCAAAATTAAATCTAAAATTGTATGataaaatacaatcatatagttATAACAAATATTTCTTACAATTTTATAAGATTCTTAAGGTTCCCGAGCTCCTTTGGTACAGGTCCAGATAATGCATTGATACCAAAAGTCCTGATATGTTCAAGAGAGGAACTGTGAGATTAATTGCAGGGAAATAAATGTATTCATTTTTTGTAAACTTGCAATCATGATTTGGGTTGTGAATCTCACATGAACTTCATATCAGTCAACTCCCCGATGAAGGATGGTAAAGGCCCTGTCAAGTAATTTTGCCCTAAATCCCTGAAACAACATTGAATCAGATAGACGAGTAAATTTGGTGTGCAATTGGAATTATATACAGAATGCCGGTTTCAAGTTAGCTAGGACAATAGACTATATATAAGTTAGGACCATTTCATTTCAGGTGTGCAAGTTGAGAGTTCATACAGATCGGTCAGGGCTGTGAGGTTCCGCAACTCTTCTGGTATGGGGCCCACCGCGTCCAGGGCGTATATTTTCCTGCATCACAAGCATCCCATTAGCTAACGCCTTATCGATCTACCAATCGCCCGCATTGATCCAAGTAACAAAGCCGTCGCTAGATCTGGCATTCCATCAAACATGCTGAGCGCGGGCGGGGCCTAAGAAGAGCACTTACAGCCTGGTGATGCGGCAGACGGAGGTGTTGCCGCCTGTGCAGACTTCACACTTGATGGCGGCCTTGAAGATGTCGTTGTTGTCGATGTTGGTGTTGTCTATGGCAGCGCCAGTGCAGGGATCGCCGCTGATGTTCCATTGCGGCCCCGCCTTCTGGCCGAGTTTGGCGAACACCGCGTGCAGCGCCGCCGCTGCGAGACAAACAGAAAATAACGGTTAAGAAAGCCATTCCTGTCGCCGCTCAGCCATCCGATCGGCGATCTCACGGCCGAGAGGGAGCATCTAGACCACGGGAAAAGAAACCGTGAGTGAAACCGGACATCTCAGGGCCGAGAGGGAGCATCTAGACTACAGGAAAAGAAACCGCGAGATGGTTTCTGGTTCCCACTTTTGTACTTGGAGGAGGAAAAGTCATCAAGTAATAAAAGAGCAAACGTTTGGATTTTGGAAACATGCATGGAGCAGACAAGTTGCCAATGGTCGGGTCCAAAACGCTATGGTGGATGACAACTGCCATCAAAACACGTCGCCATGTGGTAATTCCCGAGCGGGTCATGCACTAAGACGCCACGTGGTATTACCGTCCAAAGTCAAGCGTCCAAGGAAAATTCTGTAAACCAGCCGGCTGCAGGTTGCTTCTCTCTTTATCCGCCTCCTACCTCTCTAATAAATTAAAACCCCTCCACCGGAGCGCATCAGCTCATCCCTCTCCTGACTCCCCTTCTCGCTCACGGCCGGCCATGGGGTAGGTGTAGAACCTTGATAAATTTTTTTATCTACCCAAGCTCCAAGGAGATGTTGGAACTACGCGGAATGGATTCGGAAACGAGCAGCATGGGAAAACCAAACACTTAGGAACCACGGAGGAAAAATTCAAGCATGCTCACCGTCAGCCGGGTCGGTCCTCATTGTTTGTTGAGCATGCGCAACCGCCGCAAGAAGCAGCAAGAGCGCCACGGCATGGAGGATCATGAACAACCTCATCTCCCTCACTTTGCTTGTCTGTCTGCTCTATCTCCGCTCATCCCTTTCGACTTCCGGCATATATATAGAGAGAGGTAGGTGGTGAGGGATGAGAGAGAGCCGGAGCTTGTTGACACGACCAGGTCGATCGATATACCACCTAGCCAGCCACGTAATTAAGGTGCAGCGAACGTTCCCTCAAGAAAAAGGTTACGATGGAGAAGCAACTCGGTCCTCCAATCGCATGTGCGCAAGTGGATTAACTATTGAATGGCCACTTGATTAATTATTAGCTGCCTGATGGAACACGTGTGCCTCCGTTTATTTAGGGTATATATGGTATCAGATGTTGGACTGGAATTGCAGGACCGCATGCCATGCCATGCGTGCGACCGCTGCACACAAGTGGACGTGTTGGGAAACCTTCCCGGACGTACGTCAAGTAGTATTTCTTTTCACATTTTGGCTGTTCAAATGCAGCTCTCAGCACCCAGATAAATAATTGGCCATATGCCACTACCGGTATCGCTATCATAAGCATGCGGCAGGTAGCAAACGATGCGTGCTTAACtaataattatatatatatatatatatatagtactGGCGGCTATGGAAAGTTGGGATCTCACCAATTCACCCTAATAGAATATAATTCAGTAGGATAAGCTGTGCGTGTCTTTGTGTTAACTAAGAAGAGAGGGTTTGAAATACAATCGATTTGGGGAGCTGTAAAAAGAGATCGATACACCGCGAGACGGACTACTCGCCCCAACCGCCCCGGCTTCCACAACAGCATCTCTACACCAACACATGTGAACCATCTGAGACACCACCTGAGACGGAGGTGCAACCTTCTCTCAAGCCGTATGAACCAATAGCCACCAGTCCTCAGTCGTGGTTGGTATCATGGGCGTGAAATGATGAAGGGGATGCGGATATAGAGGCTCCACTAAATCCAGTCGACGGTGATCTTGGGAGCCGGGCCTTGCTTAGAATGACCTACCAGGAGGTTAGGAGAAGACGAAGAGGCATCCGGGGCCGGAAGAGGACGCCTGCGACTAACCGCAGGGCGACGGGGCCGCCCAGCGCCCGAGCCCACAAGCCCGACAAACATGGCTGCATCTGGCAGAGGACAATGCCTCCCTCCAGCCACACTCGTCGTCCGCACACCCCGCAGCAGGGTCAGCCCCTCCTTAGCAACGACGATGCGCTCGACAGAGGCCTCCTGGACATGATACGGCGGCGAGAGGCCCTAGATTCCGAAAGCGGGGAAACCTCGAGAGAGGGGTCGATGATTCGATATAAGAAGTGGCGCTATATGGTTAGGCATGGCAGGCTTGGATACGTATACAGGACGTGTGATTAACTCTAACTTTTGGGCTAATGAAGATAAACATTTTTTTTCCA
This sequence is a window from Aegilops tauschii subsp. strangulata cultivar AL8/78 chromosome 7, Aet v6.0, whole genome shotgun sequence. Protein-coding genes within it:
- the LOC109733757 gene encoding probable LRR receptor-like serine/threonine-protein kinase At1g56140 codes for the protein MRLFMILHAVALLLLLAAVAHAQQTMRTDPADAAALHAVFAKLGQKAGPQWNISGDPCTGAAIDNTNIDNNDIFKAAIKCEVCTGGNTSVCRITRLKIYALDAVGPIPEELRNLTALTDLDLGQNYLTGPLPSFIGELTDMKFMTFGINALSGPVPKELGNLKNLIKLGLGGNNFSGSLPSELGNLAKLEELYIDSSGLSGPLPSSLSQLTKMKKVWASDNDFTGQIPDYIGSWSSLTELRLQGNSFQGPIPATLSNLGQLASLRIGDILNGSSSSLAFVNNLTSLNTLVLRNCRISDKLVSIDFSKFTSLNLLDLSFNNITGQVPQTLLNLNSLAFLFLGNNSLSGSLPSSVGPLLKNLDFSYNLLSGSIPSWAKNSQLNLVANNFVADSSSNSVLPAGWGCLQRNTPCFLDSPKSSSFAVDSGKSIVGPDNSVYQPDRASLGAASLYVTGAPTWGVSNVGKFMDANNGSYIIHSPGQFLNTLDPELFQNARMSPSSLRYFGIGLENGNYTVTLLFAEFDFPDTQSWKSRGRRVFDIYVQGERKEQNFDIRKAAGGKSFTAVRKQYTVPVTKNFLDIHLFWAGKGTCCIPTQGYYGPAISALSATPNFTPTVRNAVVKKGSKTGVIAGAIVGVVVLGLLAFAGIFVWRQKKRKLALEQEELYSIVGRPNVLSYGELRSATENFSSNNLLGQGGYGSVFKGKLTDGRFVAVKQLSETSHQGKKEFATEIETISRVQHRNLVKLHGCCLEGNKPLLVYEYLENGSLDRALFGKGKSNLDWSTRFEICLGIARGLAYLHEESSIRVVHRDIKASNVLLDANLNPKISDFGLAKLYDDQETHVSTKVAGTFGYLAPEYAMRGHVTEKVDVFAFGVVVLETLAGRPNYYTTEDQNKVYIFEWVWELYEDGQPLDMLDPRLEDFDSEEVLRAIKVALVCTQGSPHQRPPMSRVVAMLAGDVEAPDWVPKPSYITEWQIKGGGDTSYMSSEVNGQSSSEPAPFLGSVIDQGR